The Pseudodesulfovibrio sp. zrk46 genome contains a region encoding:
- a CDS encoding ABC transporter ATP-binding protein: protein MTNDLSIRNMVKRFGDFTAVDDVTFDVPTGSFFSILGPSGCGKTTLLRMIAGFETPTSGAIEIRGKDMLGVPPNLRPVNLVFQHLALFPMMNVEENVAFGLKRRGVGKEEIKQKTGAILERVGLPGFGSKQINQLSGGQKQRVAIARCLVLEPSVLLLDEPLGALDLKLREQMKVELKKLQAKVGTTFIYITHDQSEALVMSDRVAVMNKGRFEQVGTPQELYGQPKTPFVAQFVGDNNKWSGKITQAMGDEVLITTDEGYSFRTKAHAPCADGCRVNLFLRPEAMRIEPRDTEGLNVFDVTVKGILFDGANSRLLTVTKEDHELIVTLPQNRKFDHIRQGDHIKVGWHPDSGICFEAEG from the coding sequence ATGACCAACGATCTTTCCATTCGCAATATGGTGAAACGGTTTGGTGATTTTACCGCCGTTGATGATGTGACCTTCGATGTCCCGACTGGGTCCTTTTTTTCCATTCTAGGACCTTCGGGATGTGGCAAGACAACCCTGTTGCGGATGATCGCCGGGTTTGAAACCCCGACATCCGGTGCCATCGAGATTCGGGGCAAGGACATGCTCGGCGTCCCGCCGAACTTGCGTCCCGTCAATCTTGTCTTCCAGCACCTTGCTCTCTTCCCCATGATGAATGTGGAAGAGAATGTCGCCTTTGGGCTCAAGCGCCGTGGCGTGGGCAAGGAAGAGATCAAGCAGAAGACAGGCGCCATTCTGGAGCGTGTAGGGCTGCCCGGTTTCGGAAGCAAGCAGATCAATCAGCTTTCCGGTGGCCAGAAACAGCGTGTGGCCATTGCCCGTTGTCTGGTGCTTGAGCCGTCCGTGCTGCTCCTCGACGAACCGCTGGGCGCGTTGGACCTCAAACTGCGCGAGCAGATGAAGGTGGAGTTGAAAAAGCTCCAGGCCAAGGTCGGCACCACATTTATTTACATCACTCACGACCAGTCCGAAGCGCTGGTCATGTCTGACCGCGTGGCTGTCATGAACAAGGGCCGTTTCGAGCAGGTGGGCACTCCTCAGGAACTCTACGGCCAGCCCAAGACGCCGTTCGTCGCCCAGTTCGTTGGTGACAACAACAAGTGGAGCGGCAAGATCACGCAGGCCATGGGAGATGAGGTGCTCATCACCACTGATGAAGGCTACTCCTTCCGCACCAAGGCGCACGCCCCTTGTGCCGACGGCTGCCGTGTGAACCTGTTTCTCCGTCCCGAGGCCATGCGCATCGAGCCGCGTGACACCGAGGGACTCAATGTGTTTGATGTGACCGTGAAGGGTATCCTCTTTGACGGGGCCAACAGCCGTCTGCTGACCGTGACCAAGGAAGACCACGAGCTTATCGTGACCCTGCCGCAGAATCGCAAGTTCGATCACATCCGTCAGGGCGACCACATCAAGGTCGGTTGGCATCCCGATTCCGGTATCTGTTTCGAGGCGGAGGGCTAG
- a CDS encoding ABC transporter permease, whose amino-acid sequence MQRSRLAFWIFLAPVLMWLLLLIVLPHLDLLTMSFRGEDDYGDMVWTFQNYMNFFTEPIYWLTFVRTALYAIITTFITFLLAMPVSFFIAKLARKRVQGALMILLLLPFWVSELVRIYGWMILLRESGVINYFLLNLGIIDTPIEMLYNDATMIMGLVYTSMLFMVVPLVSVMESLDDSLIEAAHDLGAGQATIWRTIIIPHCKPGITSGSIVVFMLALGNYLTPNLMGGKNSLWFTEQIYNQFIASFNWSQGSAFGFLLLLLSSLIIWVGLKVTGQKLGEVAS is encoded by the coding sequence ATGCAACGCTCACGCCTGGCCTTTTGGATATTTCTGGCACCAGTCCTGATGTGGCTGTTGCTGCTGATAGTGTTGCCGCATCTCGATCTCCTGACCATGAGCTTCAGGGGAGAGGATGACTACGGCGATATGGTCTGGACATTCCAGAACTACATGAACTTCTTCACCGAGCCCATCTACTGGCTGACGTTCGTCCGTACGGCGCTCTACGCCATCATCACGACGTTCATCACCTTCCTGCTGGCCATGCCGGTGTCGTTCTTCATCGCCAAGCTGGCGCGGAAACGTGTGCAGGGTGCGCTCATGATCCTGCTGCTGCTCCCCTTCTGGGTCAGCGAGCTGGTGCGCATTTATGGCTGGATGATCCTGCTCAGGGAGTCCGGCGTCATCAACTATTTCCTGCTGAATCTCGGCATCATCGATACGCCCATCGAGATGCTCTACAACGACGCCACCATGATTATGGGGCTGGTATACACCTCCATGCTGTTCATGGTGGTGCCGCTCGTTTCCGTCATGGAGAGTCTGGACGACAGCCTTATCGAGGCGGCCCACGACCTCGGCGCAGGACAGGCTACTATCTGGAGAACCATCATCATACCGCATTGCAAGCCGGGCATTACTTCCGGCTCTATCGTGGTCTTCATGCTGGCGCTGGGTAACTACCTGACGCCGAACCTCATGGGTGGAAAGAACTCCCTCTGGTTCACCGAGCAGATTTACAATCAGTTCATTGCCAGCTTCAACTGGAGTCAGGGCTCCGCTTTCGGCTTCCTGCTGTTGCTGTTGAGCTCGCTCATTATCTGGGTCGGGTTGAAAGTGACAGGCCAGAAACTCGGGGAGGTGGCATCATGA
- a CDS encoding ABC transporter permease → MIRSLPRSKSYDWSFNFFILLYFAFLFAPLLVTCVLAFNDSNFPSLPWNGFSLDWFIADGPDRIGLFHDEQNLRSIVTSFQTAFFVAIFSVVVGTCASFLFEQEEFRFKGILYFLMLAPLVIPGVILGISLLLAANTAGTFFDERFGLDFELFRPSFWLVVLGQFSFISTFVTLVVSARLRKFDHSLEEAALNLGATRLGVIWHITLKFLRPSIIGAGAVAFLMSFENFNTTLFLVGSEPTLPINLYLQVRDGSTPVINAVSLMLIVGTSVLALVNLYFTKKEE, encoded by the coding sequence ATGATTCGCTCTCTGCCGAGATCCAAGTCCTACGACTGGTCTTTCAATTTCTTCATCCTGCTGTACTTTGCCTTTCTGTTCGCGCCGCTGCTCGTGACCTGTGTGCTGGCGTTCAACGACTCCAACTTCCCCTCCCTGCCATGGAACGGGTTCAGCCTTGACTGGTTCATTGCCGACGGTCCTGACCGGATCGGTCTGTTCCATGACGAGCAGAACCTGCGCTCCATCGTGACCAGCTTCCAGACCGCCTTCTTTGTGGCGATCTTCAGCGTGGTCGTGGGCACCTGCGCCAGCTTCCTCTTTGAGCAGGAAGAGTTCCGGTTCAAGGGAATTCTGTACTTCCTCATGCTGGCTCCCCTCGTCATCCCGGGCGTCATCCTCGGTATCTCCCTGCTGCTGGCAGCTAATACCGCGGGCACGTTCTTTGACGAGCGGTTCGGTCTCGATTTCGAACTGTTCCGGCCAAGCTTCTGGCTGGTGGTGCTGGGGCAGTTCTCGTTCATCTCCACCTTTGTCACGCTGGTGGTGTCTGCGCGTCTGCGCAAGTTCGACCACTCTCTGGAAGAGGCGGCTCTCAATCTTGGCGCCACCCGTCTCGGAGTCATTTGGCACATCACGCTGAAGTTTCTGCGCCCGTCCATCATCGGTGCCGGTGCGGTGGCCTTCCTCATGAGCTTCGAGAACTTCAACACGACGTTGTTCCTCGTCGGTTCGGAGCCGACCTTGCCGATCAACCTCTATCTGCAGGTTCGTGACGGCAGCACGCCGGTCATCAACGCGGTTTCGTTGATGCTCATCGTGGGCACCTCCGTTTTGGCGCTGGTCAACTTGTACTTCACCAAGAAGGAAGAATAG
- a CDS encoding glycerophosphodiester phosphodiesterase family protein, producing the protein MFFDHLPGAGYVCAHRGARALAPENTMMAAELALELGADYWETDIHKLADGTLVVFHDDVLSRTTDISERSEFAGREWETASFSMEELRCLDAGSWFAARDPYGTIASGDVDQAKLEGMRRAKIPTLSEALAFSRKNDFPINIEIKPQLSSPGDLSIVGDLLQSIRDHEAEDLVLISSFAHEYLAEMNRIAPHIPLAVLVEEKEPEDVVSYLQSLGATTYHPDKDLIDVESVRALTKQGIRVAPWTVNDMDEAMSFIEAGCFGVITDYTHSLRQRLAE; encoded by the coding sequence GTGTTTTTCGATCACCTGCCCGGTGCAGGATATGTCTGTGCCCACAGAGGAGCGCGAGCTTTAGCGCCTGAAAATACCATGATGGCGGCAGAGCTCGCCTTGGAGTTGGGAGCGGATTACTGGGAAACAGATATCCACAAGCTCGCTGACGGGACCCTGGTTGTCTTTCATGACGACGTTTTGTCCCGGACAACGGATATCTCCGAGCGCAGTGAGTTCGCTGGCCGCGAGTGGGAGACCGCATCATTCTCCATGGAGGAGCTGCGTTGTCTGGATGCGGGCTCATGGTTTGCTGCGCGCGATCCGTACGGCACTATTGCCTCTGGGGATGTGGATCAGGCGAAACTTGAAGGAATGCGTCGGGCCAAGATTCCGACGCTCAGTGAAGCGTTGGCGTTCTCCAGAAAGAACGACTTCCCCATCAATATCGAGATCAAGCCTCAGCTGTCGTCCCCCGGTGACTTGTCCATCGTGGGTGACTTGTTGCAGTCCATCCGCGATCATGAGGCCGAGGACTTGGTGCTGATCTCTTCGTTCGCTCATGAATATCTGGCGGAGATGAACCGCATCGCACCGCACATTCCGCTGGCCGTGCTGGTGGAGGAGAAAGAGCCTGAGGATGTCGTTTCGTATCTTCAATCCCTTGGTGCCACCACGTACCACCCGGACAAGGACCTTATCGATGTAGAGTCTGTACGGGCGTTGACCAAGCAGGGGATTCGCGTCGCTCCGTGGACGGTGAATGACATGGATGAAGCAATGTCGTTCATTGAGGCCGGATGCTTTGGCGTCATCACCGACTATACGCATTCACTGCGTCAGCGGCTTGCAGAGTAG
- a CDS encoding N-acyl homoserine lactonase family protein, with amino-acid sequence MKYKVHPICMGTKVFDKGMMTYQHDYGKPYTIPIYTWYIEGGDKKILVDTGEMQPIISEERENAIGGKIYTFEEGLAKYGLKPEDIDIIIHTHMHNDHCENDYKCVNAKVYMHELELEAAYNPHPLDFRYLEDYVDDIKDNGQIVTVNEDTEVVPGITMIHTPAHTAGGMSIKIETEKGSVLICGFCTILENLEPPVEVKAMEMEVIPPGTNTGPQDAYDILLKAKEMADYVLPLHEPKWASMETVPE; translated from the coding sequence ATGAAATATAAGGTGCATCCCATCTGCATGGGAACCAAAGTTTTCGACAAAGGCATGATGACCTACCAGCACGATTACGGGAAGCCCTACACCATCCCCATCTACACCTGGTACATCGAAGGCGGCGACAAAAAGATTCTGGTCGATACCGGCGAGATGCAGCCCATCATCTCCGAAGAGCGCGAGAACGCCATCGGCGGCAAGATCTACACCTTTGAGGAAGGTCTCGCCAAGTACGGCCTCAAGCCCGAGGACATCGACATCATCATCCACACGCACATGCACAATGACCACTGCGAAAACGACTACAAGTGCGTCAACGCCAAGGTCTACATGCATGAGCTGGAGCTCGAGGCAGCCTACAATCCGCATCCGCTGGATTTCCGCTATCTTGAAGATTACGTCGACGATATCAAGGACAACGGCCAGATCGTCACCGTCAACGAGGACACCGAAGTCGTGCCCGGCATCACCATGATCCACACCCCGGCCCACACTGCCGGCGGCATGTCCATCAAGATCGAGACCGAGAAAGGCTCCGTGCTGATCTGCGGTTTCTGCACCATCCTCGAGAACCTTGAGCCGCCCGTCGAAGTCAAGGCCATGGAGATGGAAGTCATCCCTCCGGGCACCAACACCGGTCCCCAGGATGCCTACGACATCCTGCTCAAGGCCAAGGAGATGGCCGACTATGTGCTTCCGCTGCACGAGCCCAAATGGGCCAGCATGGAAACCGTGCCCGAGTAA
- a CDS encoding nucleoside transporter C-terminal domain-containing protein yields the protein MLQSIFGLLALVALAWAVSEKRRQVSIPTIAVGLGLQFGLALLMLKVPFFEQIFLALNNVALAIEKATMAGTSFVFGYLGGGPLPFTEPYPGAGFILAFRALPIILVMSVISAVLYYWRILPMIVNGFSYCLEKTMNIGGALGVGAASNIFVGMVEAPLVIKPYLSRMTRSELFTLMTCGMATIAGTMLVLYATILSNVIPNAMGQILAASIISAPAAILISRVMVPETETHTEGTAVPPCTADSTMDAVTNGTTDGIQILLNVVAMLLVLVALVSLINAMLAFLPDIMGAPLTLQRTLGWIMAPIVWLIGIPWSEAQVAGSLMGTKTILNEFIAYLDLSKLGPEVLSERSRIIMTYAMCGFANFGSLGIMIGGLSVMAPERRSEVVSLGAKSIVSGTLATLMTGAIVGIIL from the coding sequence ATGTTGCAAAGCATCTTTGGTCTGTTGGCATTGGTGGCCCTTGCCTGGGCGGTCAGTGAAAAGCGTCGGCAGGTGAGCATACCTACCATTGCGGTAGGACTTGGTCTTCAATTCGGACTGGCCCTGCTCATGCTCAAGGTGCCGTTTTTCGAGCAGATATTTCTTGCCCTGAACAACGTCGCTCTTGCCATTGAAAAAGCCACCATGGCCGGAACCAGCTTTGTCTTCGGCTACCTCGGCGGCGGCCCACTCCCCTTTACCGAACCCTACCCCGGCGCTGGCTTCATCCTCGCCTTCCGCGCCCTGCCCATCATTCTGGTGATGTCGGTGATCTCGGCTGTGCTCTACTACTGGCGTATCCTGCCCATGATCGTTAACGGCTTCTCATACTGTCTCGAAAAGACCATGAATATCGGCGGTGCACTCGGCGTGGGCGCGGCATCGAATATTTTCGTGGGAATGGTGGAAGCCCCGCTGGTCATCAAGCCGTATCTCTCCCGCATGACCCGCAGCGAACTCTTCACCCTCATGACCTGCGGCATGGCGACCATCGCAGGAACCATGCTCGTGCTCTATGCGACCATTCTTTCCAATGTCATCCCCAACGCCATGGGACAGATTCTGGCGGCCTCCATCATTTCCGCTCCAGCCGCCATCCTCATCTCCCGCGTCATGGTGCCGGAGACCGAGACGCACACCGAAGGCACGGCCGTGCCGCCATGCACAGCCGACTCCACCATGGACGCCGTGACCAACGGCACCACCGACGGCATCCAGATTCTGCTCAATGTAGTGGCAATGCTCCTCGTGCTGGTGGCGCTGGTGTCGCTCATCAACGCCATGCTCGCCTTCCTGCCCGACATCATGGGCGCGCCCCTGACCCTGCAACGCACGCTGGGCTGGATTATGGCTCCCATCGTCTGGCTCATCGGCATCCCATGGTCCGAAGCGCAGGTGGCCGGTTCCCTCATGGGGACCAAGACCATCCTCAACGAATTTATCGCCTATCTCGATTTGTCCAAGCTCGGCCCGGAAGTCCTGTCCGAGCGCAGTCGCATCATCATGACCTACGCCATGTGCGGGTTCGCCAACTTCGGTTCCCTCGGCATCATGATCGGCGGACTGAGCGTCATGGCCCCGGAGCGCCGCAGCGAGGTGGTCAGCCTCGGTGCCAAGTCCATTGTTTCAGGCACCTTGGCCACGCTCATGACAGGTGCCATTGTGGGAATCATCCTGTAG
- a CDS encoding MFS transporter, with translation MPDKTRIPQSFKSALPAVSFVTAIFFCNFLSRVVFAPLMPVIQNDLGFTHAGAGHLFLALAIGNGTGLLASGFISRELNHRATVGVSAIMVGICALLTPMAHTYTTLLLALFALGVAVGLYLPSGIAAITSLVRKEDWGKAMAMHEMAPNSAYVMAPLLAEAVLFLFDWRMALYLLGAVQICLGIWFIKAGKGGEFPGMVPGPLMVRQIVHKPVFWMIVALFAMAVGASIGPYSMMPLYLVDAHGYTREEANQLLAASRVMACFVPFAAGWVTDKWGAKPAIFIYLVSNGAALILLGLTSGPMLAWLVVLQPVFSVILFAPGFTILSNVFPPEHRSVAIALMGPVNATFGVGLIPTFLGHMGDAGLFHIGFLIQGCLLLAAMVLLPKLPSGRVDQAA, from the coding sequence ATGCCCGACAAAACACGTATTCCCCAGTCATTCAAGTCTGCACTGCCCGCCGTCTCATTCGTGACAGCCATTTTCTTCTGCAACTTCCTGTCACGAGTAGTATTTGCACCGCTCATGCCTGTCATTCAGAACGATCTCGGGTTCACTCATGCCGGGGCCGGACATCTCTTTCTCGCTCTGGCCATTGGCAATGGCACGGGGCTGCTGGCCAGTGGCTTTATCTCCCGCGAACTGAACCACCGCGCCACCGTCGGCGTCTCCGCCATCATGGTGGGCATCTGCGCATTGCTCACACCCATGGCCCATACATACACCACACTGCTTCTCGCCCTGTTTGCGCTGGGAGTGGCCGTCGGGCTCTACCTGCCGTCCGGCATCGCGGCGATCACGTCACTGGTCCGCAAGGAGGACTGGGGCAAGGCCATGGCAATGCACGAAATGGCTCCCAACTCCGCCTATGTCATGGCTCCGCTCCTGGCCGAGGCCGTGCTCTTTCTGTTCGACTGGCGCATGGCCCTCTATCTGCTGGGAGCAGTCCAGATCTGCCTCGGTATCTGGTTCATCAAGGCTGGCAAGGGCGGAGAATTCCCCGGCATGGTCCCCGGCCCGCTCATGGTGCGGCAGATTGTTCACAAACCCGTTTTCTGGATGATCGTCGCCCTCTTCGCCATGGCCGTGGGCGCGTCCATCGGCCCCTACTCCATGATGCCCCTCTATCTGGTTGATGCACACGGCTACACCCGTGAAGAGGCCAACCAGCTTCTGGCCGCATCCCGGGTCATGGCCTGCTTTGTCCCGTTCGCTGCCGGTTGGGTTACCGATAAGTGGGGAGCAAAACCCGCCATTTTCATCTATCTCGTCTCCAACGGAGCGGCCCTGATCCTGCTCGGCCTGACCTCCGGCCCCATGCTGGCCTGGCTGGTCGTGTTGCAGCCCGTTTTTTCCGTCATCCTGTTTGCACCCGGATTCACTATTCTTTCCAACGTGTTCCCGCCCGAGCACCGCAGCGTAGCCATTGCTCTCATGGGCCCGGTCAATGCAACCTTCGGCGTGGGACTGATCCCCACCTTTCTTGGGCACATGGGCGACGCCGGCCTCTTCCATATTGGATTCCTGATTCAGGGGTGCCTGCTTCTCGCCGCCATGGTACTGCTGCCCAAGCTGCCTTCAGGGCGCGTTGACCAAGCGGCCTGA
- a CDS encoding chemotaxis protein CheX: MDVELAKPFIKAAIDVLSTMAFVKPSVGRPYVKKNNVAAGDVSGMVGITGEKNGSVSLSFSKGCAVAIVKNMLGDEIEDIMQDVKDAVGELTNMISGQARAGLAEKGLVFQGSTPTVVMGDNHTISHMAKTPIMAIPFTTPDGDFTIEFCFE; the protein is encoded by the coding sequence ATGGATGTTGAACTGGCGAAGCCCTTCATCAAAGCAGCGATCGACGTGCTGTCCACTATGGCTTTTGTCAAGCCGTCGGTTGGCAGGCCTTATGTGAAAAAGAATAACGTTGCAGCAGGTGACGTCTCCGGTATGGTTGGCATCACCGGCGAAAAGAACGGCAGTGTCTCCCTGTCTTTCTCCAAGGGGTGTGCCGTTGCTATCGTCAAAAACATGCTCGGCGACGAGATCGAGGACATCATGCAGGATGTCAAAGATGCCGTTGGTGAGTTGACCAACATGATCTCCGGCCAGGCACGTGCCGGTCTTGCGGAAAAGGGACTTGTTTTCCAAGGGTCCACTCCCACCGTGGTCATGGGCGACAACCACACCATTTCTCACATGGCCAAGACCCCGATCATGGCGATTCCCTTCACGACACCCGACGGCGATTTCACTATCGAATTCTGTTTCGAATAA
- a CDS encoding HEAT repeat domain-containing protein has product MPTLDDFRSKEFLDQITILNEISGSKDPEALAGLVDLLKNPVGDTSIDYMVVNALNAVLSSNEAKVVEGLTDSHDGFRILCIRVAGEYAFKSAAAPLVDIAESETDPDRLMEVLTSLARIGDPSAMTVFRAQLAHEDPFIKSSCIEALGKLGDTESISSFKDLVIESEAPGRYEVCDITTWKAIEALASFANDDTIAFLVEKLHHKNPTVRRIITDALITIGSPCIPLLFEAFETGDKDNKILSANVLGFVGDRSGADGLVAAFDKGLAEDPNVRYAVYEALGRIGTMKGIICLVDGLHEEDELILMAVIGGLEKHVNPGMIASLTSQVAKADDQAERLAKAVIASRATRIFDALYESEGAGDMLVDALSGSKDPEIVEDFRSILTEIGGDRAQADIARLPQLSAGTRKALAADDSRSMCAMHRAILTDLGFEPSIGGNGEEAYDFVERGEDFDIIITDMNMPVMDGMELVSKVRNTPGYEDIPIIMVTTESEASQQDMAEKAGVTAFVTKPFKPDTLKAKIQELIG; this is encoded by the coding sequence ATGCCGACACTAGATGATTTCAGAAGCAAGGAGTTCCTGGATCAGATTACGATCCTGAATGAGATCTCCGGTAGCAAAGATCCTGAGGCCTTAGCGGGGCTCGTGGACCTGCTCAAAAATCCCGTGGGCGATACTTCTATCGACTATATGGTGGTCAACGCCCTTAACGCGGTTCTTTCCAGCAATGAAGCCAAGGTCGTCGAGGGTCTGACCGACAGCCACGACGGCTTCCGCATTCTCTGCATCCGCGTTGCCGGTGAATACGCCTTCAAGAGCGCAGCTGCTCCGCTGGTGGATATCGCTGAATCCGAGACTGATCCGGACCGCCTCATGGAAGTTCTCACTTCTCTGGCCCGCATCGGCGATCCTTCGGCCATGACCGTGTTCCGTGCTCAGCTTGCCCATGAAGATCCCTTCATCAAGTCTTCCTGTATTGAAGCGTTGGGCAAGCTCGGCGACACCGAATCCATCTCCAGTTTCAAGGACCTCGTTATCGAGAGCGAAGCTCCCGGTCGTTACGAAGTCTGCGACATCACTACCTGGAAGGCCATTGAGGCGCTGGCGTCATTCGCCAATGACGACACCATCGCTTTCCTCGTGGAAAAGCTGCACCACAAGAACCCTACGGTGCGCCGTATCATCACTGATGCGCTCATCACCATCGGTTCTCCCTGTATCCCGCTCCTGTTCGAGGCATTCGAGACCGGAGACAAGGATAACAAGATTCTTTCCGCAAACGTGCTTGGCTTTGTCGGTGACCGCTCCGGTGCCGACGGGCTGGTTGCAGCCTTTGATAAAGGGCTGGCCGAGGACCCCAACGTCCGTTACGCCGTGTATGAGGCTCTGGGCCGCATCGGTACCATGAAGGGCATCATCTGCCTCGTGGATGGCCTGCATGAAGAAGACGAACTCATCCTCATGGCTGTCATCGGCGGCCTTGAGAAGCACGTCAATCCCGGCATGATCGCTTCCCTGACATCTCAGGTCGCCAAGGCCGATGATCAGGCTGAGCGTCTTGCCAAGGCAGTCATCGCTTCCCGTGCAACCCGCATCTTCGACGCTCTCTACGAGAGTGAAGGTGCCGGTGACATGCTCGTGGACGCGCTGTCCGGTTCCAAGGATCCGGAGATCGTCGAAGATTTCCGTTCCATTCTTACCGAGATCGGCGGCGACCGCGCTCAGGCCGACATTGCCCGCCTGCCGCAGCTCTCTGCCGGTACCCGCAAGGCGCTGGCAGCGGACGACTCCCGCTCCATGTGTGCCATGCACCGTGCCATCCTCACCGACCTCGGCTTCGAACCCTCCATCGGTGGCAATGGCGAAGAGGCCTACGACTTCGTGGAACGCGGCGAGGATTTCGACATCATCATCACCGACATGAACATGCCCGTCATGGACGGCATGGAGCTTGTCAGCAAGGTGCGTAATACTCCCGGGTACGAAGATATCCCGATCATCATGGTTACCACCGAGTCCGAAGCCTCCCAGCAGGATATGGCCGAAAAGGCTGGCGTGACCGCGTTTGTCACCAAGCCCTTCAAGCCCGATACCCTCAAGGCCAAGATTCAGGAACTGATCGGCTAG
- a CDS encoding alpha/beta fold hydrolase, whose amino-acid sequence MHTLFIALIIFAVVWPLLRYAAYLISNLVAGTLSETRRRQKGLLLPLLRSWGTAILADCMVFPSYPLGFFTGNEPLGRGTPILFVHGLFHNGSAWRTMIRRFRKAGFSNLHTYQYNSFSGDFPTAVEGLRQRMDELLRHSPTGKIALVGHSLGGLVCRTAAGDPRHWDRVAALVALGTPHGGSDLARFAMNTMGRGLIPGAEIMEIADSVVPAKCPKLAIYNYSDDYVFPLKTLIPPNQGWEERLCSPMGHVWMLYSNEITGMLIEYFRKLGLDGEE is encoded by the coding sequence ATGCACACTCTTTTCATTGCACTGATCATTTTTGCGGTCGTCTGGCCGCTGCTCCGATACGCTGCCTATCTGATATCCAACCTCGTGGCAGGTACGCTGTCCGAAACCCGGCGTCGCCAGAAAGGTCTGCTACTTCCCCTGCTTCGCAGTTGGGGAACCGCCATATTAGCCGATTGTATGGTTTTCCCGTCATACCCTCTTGGATTCTTCACCGGGAACGAGCCCCTTGGTCGGGGAACGCCCATCCTCTTCGTCCACGGCCTGTTTCACAACGGCTCTGCGTGGCGGACCATGATTCGCCGATTCCGCAAGGCTGGCTTTTCCAACCTGCACACCTATCAGTACAACAGTTTCTCCGGCGACTTCCCCACTGCTGTGGAAGGACTCCGCCAGCGCATGGATGAGCTTCTGCGCCACAGCCCCACCGGCAAGATCGCCCTCGTGGGGCACAGTCTTGGAGGCCTCGTATGTCGCACCGCCGCAGGTGATCCTCGTCATTGGGATCGCGTCGCAGCCCTCGTCGCACTCGGCACACCGCACGGAGGTTCCGATCTCGCCCGTTTCGCCATGAACACCATGGGGCGTGGCCTCATTCCCGGCGCTGAGATCATGGAGATTGCTGACAGTGTCGTCCCTGCCAAGTGTCCCAAGCTCGCCATTTACAATTATTCGGATGATTACGTATTCCCGCTCAAGACGCTGATTCCGCCCAACCAAGGTTGGGAAGAGCGCCTTTGTTCGCCCATGGGCCATGTCTGGATGCTCTATTCCAATGAGATCACAGGCATGCTCATCGAGTATTTCAGGAAGCTCGGTCTGGACGGCGAAGAATAA
- a CDS encoding response regulator: MPHQPLLRILVADDDRVIALHMCRELERQGHQTVHARNGKEAINALNDQFFDIVLMDIEMPEMGGLEATRTIRSGQSNYAMVPIIGVSANQAQIAGEQCKDAGMNYFIPKPFSIPLFELALFQTRSRSD; encoded by the coding sequence TTGCCTCATCAGCCACTATTGCGAATTCTCGTTGCAGACGACGACAGGGTCATCGCTCTACACATGTGTCGAGAATTGGAACGACAAGGACATCAGACCGTTCACGCGCGCAATGGCAAAGAAGCGATCAACGCCCTCAACGACCAGTTCTTCGACATCGTGCTCATGGATATTGAGATGCCGGAGATGGGCGGCCTGGAAGCAACGCGCACCATCAGGAGCGGCCAGTCCAATTACGCAATGGTCCCTATCATCGGAGTCAGCGCCAATCAGGCCCAGATAGCAGGAGAGCAATGCAAGGACGCAGGCATGAATTATTTCATCCCCAAGCCCTTCTCCATTCCCCTGTTCGAACTGGCTCTCTTCCAAACCAGATCCCGCTCCGACTAG